A window of the Zonotrichia leucophrys gambelii isolate GWCS_2022_RI chromosome 18, RI_Zleu_2.0, whole genome shotgun sequence genome harbors these coding sequences:
- the LOC135455420 gene encoding cytochrome c oxidase assembly protein COX11, mitochondrial — protein sequence MALCGRGWARCARGLRLGALPRPGLCGTRGVRGSNPFTRQQEEEWRRRNRSTVGYIAAAAVGMVGLSYAAVPLYRLYCQATGLGGTAGTGGDPERIERMEPVRDRLIRVTFNADTHASMQWNFKPQQSEIYVVPGETALAFYKAKNPTDKPIIGISTYNVVPFEAGQYFNKIQCFCFEEQRLNPQEEVDMPVFFYIDPEFAEDPKMAKVDLITLSYTFFEAKEGQKLPLPGYQ from the exons ATGGCGCTGTGCGGGCGGGGTTGGGCGCGCTGTGCCCGCGGGCTGCGACTCGGGGCCTTGCCCCGGCCCGGGCTCTGCGGGACCCGCGGCGTGCGGGGCTCCAACCCCTTCACccggcagcaggaggaggagtggCGGCGCCGGAACCGCTCGACCGTGGGCTACATCGCGGCGGCGGCCGTGGGCATGGTGGGGCTGTCGTACGCGGCCGTGCCGCTCTACCGCCTCTACTGCCAG GCCACGGGGCTCGGCGGGACGGCGGGCACGGGGGGCGACCCGGAGCGGATCGAGCGCATGGAGCCGGTGCGGGACCGGCTCATCAGGGTCACGTTCAACGCCGACACGCACGCCAGCATGCAGTGGAACTTCAAACCGCAGCAGAGCGAGATCTAC GTGGTACCAGGAGAGACTGCGCTGGCATTTTATAAAGCAAAAAATCCTACTGACAAACCAATAATTGGAATTTCCACCTACAACGTTGTCCCCTTTGAAGCAGGACAGTATTTCAATAAAATACAA tgtttttgttttgaagaacAGAGGCTAAATCCTCAGGAGGAAGTGGACATGCCTGTCTTTTTCTACATTGACCCAGAGTTTGCAGAGGACCCTAAAATGGCTAAAGTTGATTTGATCACTCTCTCTTACACCTTCTTTGAAGCAAAGGAAGGACAGAAGTTGCCACTTCCTGGGTATCAGTAA
- the STXBP4 gene encoding syntaxin-binding protein 4 isoform X2, whose protein sequence is MSSADPLTNTEKETIMGPHGINRAVHRISFSDCQNGLGVKIIGGYRAQTAEDYGIFIKRILPGGVAATDSRLLTGDLILDVNGENLVGVTNERAVDILRTASASNHMSLLVARDEEAKKEFHDLMDKYGSHSDTASARTSPTHHLAAKSRDSLSSGSSSRSQSPQLQLKDNITSSSRNNSVPPPSPKLPNDSAFQIISVCKGTSLGLNIVGGINRNEGPLVYIQEIIPGGDCHKDGRLKPGDQLVSINKESMIGVSYEEAKSIINRTKMRFENFWEIAFIRQKNIQSFPQNLQHPFSLLTSSVAHGEQQAAALGPLPSPTGRLLSPFPPDAMETGVKMGEQSPITALDSNPADVSATVIAPSQNDDYEPQGKNLSIHLKTEKLERALNYLGIQLTDEQQQALRQQLHKDSKGTVSFGDFIEVSRNLLSVQSNEADDGHKSETFGMGEVASLQDSQFVTCDSLEDDVEKLKKERNEALKEISKLKEELSESVNLQKQLAEQLQVVKQEAKAAVEETRALRSRIHLAEAAQRQARGMELDYEEVIRLLEAEIGELKAQLTEHSGQNKESIHDLRKRVTVLDCQLRKSESARKTFEVATEKLLQFVE, encoded by the exons ATGTCCAGTGCAGATCCCCTCACAAATACAGAGAAGGA GACCATTATGGGCCCTCATGGAATAAATCGAGCTGTTCACCGCATCTCTTTCTCTGATTGCCAGAATGGATTAG GAGTTAAAATTATTGGAGGTTATCGGGCACAAACAGCAGAAGATTATGGGATTTTCATAAAGAGAATTCTACCTGGGGGCGTGGCTGCTACAGACA GCCGTTTGCTCACTGGGGACCTAATTCTGGATGTCAATGGAGAAAACCTGGTTGGAGTAACAAATGAAAG GGCTGTTGACATCTTGAGAACAGCCTCAGCCTCTAATCACATGTCTCTGCTCGTTGCTAGAGATGAAGAAGCAAA gaaagaatttcatGACCTAATGGATAAGTATGGCTCTCACAGTGACACAGCCTCTGCAAGAACTTCTCCAACACATCATTTAGCTG CAAAATCTAGAGACAGCCTTTCTTCTGGATCATCCTCAAGGTCACAGAGTCCTCAGCTGCAGTTGAAGGATAacatcaccagcagcagcagaaataattcTGTGCCACCACCATCTCCAAAGCTTCCAAA TGACAGTGCATTTCAGATTATCTCTGTTTGCAAAGGAACAAGCCTAGGTTTGAATATTGTGGGAGGAATTAACAGAAATGAAGGCCCTTTGGTATATATTCAAGAAATTATCCCTGGTGGTGATTGCCATAAG GATGGTCGATTGAAACCTGGGGATCAGCTTGTGTCCATCAACAAAGAGTCCATGATTGGAGTCTCCTATGAAGAGGCAAAAAGTATAATCAACAGAACAAAGATGAG GTTTGAAAATTTTTGGGAGATAGCTTTTATTAGGCAGAAAAACATACAGAGTTTTCCACAGAATCTGCAGCATCCTTTCAGCCTCTTAACATCTTCTGTAGCACATGGAGAGCAACAGGCTGCAGCACTTGGTCCTCTTCCCTCTCCTACTGGGAGGCTGCTTTCACCATTCCCTCCAGATGCT ATGGAAACTGGAGTCAAGATGGGAGAGCAATCTCCAATTACTGCTCTAGACAGCAATCCTGCTGATGTGTCTGCCACGG TTATTGCCCCCAGCCAGAATGATGATTATGAGCCCCAAGGAAAGAACTTGAGTATTCAtctcaaaacagaaaagctggagagg GCACTGAATTATCTTGGGATTCAGCTCACAGATGAACAGCAGCAAGCCCTAAGGCAGCAACTTCATAAAGATTCTAAAGGAACAGTGTCTTTTGGAG atTTCATTGAAGTTTCAAGGAATCTGTTGTCTGTGCAATCAAATGAAGCTGATGATGGCCACAAATCTGAAACCTTTGGGATGGGTGAAGTTGCCAGCTTACAGGACTCACAG TTTGTAACCTGTGATTCCTTGGAGGATGATGTGGAAAAacttaagaaagaaagaaatgaagctttaaaagaaattagCAAATTAAAG gaagaACTGTCTGAATCTGTGAACTTACAGAAGCAGTTGGCAGAGCAGCTTCAAGTAGTCAAGCAA GAAGCCAAGGCAGCCGTGGAGGAGACGCGAGCCCTGCGCAGCAGAATTCACcttgcagaggctgctcagaggCAGGCCCGGGGCATGGAGCTGGACTATGAGGAGGTGATTCGCCTCTTGGAGGCTGAAATTGGAGAGCTGAAGGCTCAGCTCACTGAGCATTCTGGCCAAAATAAA